AGAAACATAAgtcatttgaataaaaatcaATGGGACAATATATGAGGATTAAGTGGATCTTACCACTGGTGAACTCTGAGGGGAGGCAGCCTTGTCTGAGTTGTTGCCAGCCCTCTCCACCATTTGGTACTTCCATATTACAAGCAAGCTCCAGAATAGACACAcccaaactaaataaaaaatgatttgacaATATTtaggaacaaaaatgtaaatcataTCAATGGGTTACAttctacattttgttttctcatttgtGGTATTTGTACCTGAAAACATCTGCAGCAGGACCGTACTCCCCACGGAGCAGCTCAGGGGCCATGTATCTTGGATCTCCTTCCTGGATGTCgtctttcactttcccctcTACAGACTCTGTACTCTTCTGTTCGAGCTCAAAAAGCAGCCCAAAGTCCCCCAGCTTGAGGCGGCCAGAGTCAGTAATAAGGACATTGGCAGGCTTCAGGTCAAGATGCACAAAACCATGAGAGTGCAAGTGTTGTAATGCTGAAAGGAGGTCGCACAGGTAGGCCCATGCTGCAGGCTCATCTGGATTGAAATGTTTCAAACAAAAGCCGGGTCAGTATGTCTGGGGATTTGAGAATTTGCCGGACCAAGCAGTACATGCATTATGAttgtgtagaaaaaaatgattagcTAAAACAATATCTGAATACATTGTATTGTCTCTTTTTAACAGACCTGGGCCAGGAGATTGGTTCTCAGCATGGAGCAGCAAGCTGGTGCTGCACAGCTCTGTCTGAATGTAAAGTCGGCCACACTCCTCCCAGGCTGCCACAAAATTCAGGATATGAGGGTGAGGACAGAGGCGCTCATGGTTCCTGGCTTCCCTCACGCTACGGTTCCTCTCACTGTTGCCCCTAAAGCGATGAGCAGAGCGCTTGACTGCATACTGCCGGCCGTCCACATTGCTTTGCACCTAGAAAAGAATTGAGAAAATCCAGAGGTCTTCAGGATCTCCAAATGATATACTCCGCGGGAAAGTAAGGCTTACAGAGATACAGTATCTAAAATTTGTATTGTGAGCTTTCCCAATACAAAATCACAGCACAGAAAGATTTTATGTAAATGCGGTTCTGAACTTTATTACAAACTGTTAATTTGCCACTCTAGACCACCCCTTATGTAGTTATTATTGTAAGGGTCTTAAAAACTTGAGTATCTTATGTCAATATGTCaatattttttcacaatatAGTCCTTAAAATGCAGaatttgtaacacacacacacacacacacacacacacacacacacacacacacacacacacacacacacacacacacacacacacacacacacacacacacacacacacacacacacacacacacacacacacacacctcttacCTTGTAGACCTCTCCAAACGACCCTCTTCCCAGCAGGCCCAAATTAGTGTAGCACTGACTGAAATAGGACTGCTGTTTGCTGGGATCATATACAGATTTCGGGGCAGGAGACTTACTAAGGGAACACGACAGGGGTGTCCAGGGGGATGGATGCTGAGGGAACATCCTGCTCAGAGGGGGACATCCCTTGGACGGTGGCAGCGGGGGCAGAGAATGTGAGAGCTGGGTAGGCGAACAGTAGGATGAGTTGGATGTACACAATGAAGAAAAAGGGAGACGGCGCTTTTTGAGGGAAAAGGACTGCTCTGCATTGGAGAAGTGGGTGGGAAGAGGGAGAGGCATCCTGGACACTGTGGTTTCCACAGCCACTGACATTGTGGTAGGCCTTTTTCAGTTAGTGAGCtgcaatattaaaaagaaagccTTTAAACAGTAGCAGTCTGGCTGACAGTTAAAATAGATGTACCAATGCCATTTTTGCACCGCTCATGCCAATTCAATGTACTTATGTCTGCTGATGGACAAAACATTGCTGGTCTGAAAAGATCCGTCATACACATTTACCACTAAACCAAAGTAGACATAATATTTAACGCCACCCTAAAACGAATTAATCTAAACTCTGACACGTGCAATAAAATGTGATcagtcaaaagaaaataaaaatttgtgCAGGCACTTAAAATATATGTGCCTCTTACTTACGTAAATAAAATAACCCAGAAATTGGTGGAGATTATCTTTTTCTGTCCGGCTGGGTCACACTCATGTTGTCTAGATAGGAGAGATCTGACATCCTGAACATCCTGCTCAACAGGTTCTCGGCCAGTTGTCAGATGTCAGTATCGATCGTCTTGGTCCTTTGATGGACTACTAGCTCATTTGTAAAACAGGTCCAAGAACTGACCTGTTGAATGTAACGTAActctaacgttagctaggttAACCGAGTACACGTATACAAGTTTAATGACGTCAGTCGTCAACTATAATATTTACGAATAGTTACTTTGCTAAAATATGTATGGTTAACACCATTATTCATTCTTTATTATTTGCCAGCACTGACATTACAGTGTCGCCTccacaaaatacattttggctAACGTTAACTGAGGGCGGACCGagtcaacaacaaaataacataacctagctagctaacttacgTTACAGTCATATGACGTGCTGTAACTGACAGTTCATCGATATATAAAGTAGAATTAAGTAACGTTATCACACAGACCATAATCCAGTTTTAACGACGGGCAGTCTTCTAAACAGTGGTGCTCCTATAGTCGCTGTGGTGCGAAAACAAACTGCGCGTTAAACTCTTCAGGACGTACCTCGCGCCAAATTCTAATGATTACTGATACACGCAACGACGTCAATACGAGCTTAATGCGCAGGCGTGACAGCATAGACGTTGCGATGTCAACAGAGCAAAAGAGACACACTTTCTAACATGATTAATCACTAATAGAAgtttctaaacaaaaaaactacacaacTGGACATGTTCCATAAACAATTTAATCCGAAATTGGAGAATAACATCGGCAACCAAGAGTGCACGTGAAAGAGAAATGCTGCGagtcatcttcttttttagttgttttggcGAGCTACAAAGCGAAGTGGAAGGTTCATACCGCCACCTACTGTACCGGAGCGTGTAACATCATGACTTTTCCATAGACCgtatattctgtatattgtcTATGGGTTTTACCAATGTAAAGCACGGGAGTCTAAGGTACCCTCATGCATGGATACTGGATCCTTTAAGTTGAACGTACCCCTTCATCGAGGCTCAATGATCCAAATGTATAATAACACTATTcataatatgtatttattatcaaAGCACTTAAGTAATAatgaatataaacaaataattaattattatataaaattgGACATTGTTAACTTTTTCATACACTTAAACTTTCAATATCAAGGCTGGTTTGGTCATCAATTGTGCTACTAACGTTACGCTAGGCCACTACTTGGAGTGAAGCTGAACGTTTAATCCTTTAGCTAGctatttcaaccatttatccattacATATAATACAAGTGCAAAGATCCTCTTGATGCAGTAACGTCTGTGGTTAAATGGTGTTAAAAGCCATATTTTTAAGTATTAATGGTTGAATCCATAATGAAAGTGTTGACGCCTGCGCACTATGCCCGTATTGACATCGGCACGCGCGTATCTGGTGCGATTGTGTCTGCCAGTGCTGCGTAGCTGCCTTTCGTGAATACAAAATGCTTATCTGGATTGCGCAATATCCGCGAGCGGTGCAGTCTGGGGTTCTGCTGCACAACAGAGGGCTGGCGCAACTGGCTAGCTAGCTGACCACTTGAAATggtaattgtattattattattatcggTCATTTTGTGAGATTGGTGTCTTTACACAACTACTGCCTTAATGTTCAGTGCTTTGTACAGAAGTAGTAGCACTAAAGTAACAAACGATGCCGATGGttctaaaatgtttatttccGCTTGTGCTTGCTAGCCTGCTAACGCTAAGTTAGCTGTATTAGCTTCGCCTTCTCATCTAACGTTAGCCGTACTGAGAGGTAACTTATCTTAGCCATCCTTGGAAGTGAAATAACGTCAACCAACCAACCCAGTTAAGTTAGTCAGATCAGCAAGGTTAGTTTTGCTTTTGCTCAGAGCTAAATACACTGCTCGCTGATTGTTGGTAACTTGTGAATTTATTAGCAGTAACGTAAATTGATATGTATCCGGGGAGAAAAAAACTTGCTTGACACATTGGCATAATTTTAACACTACACCAACAATACATCTACATACAAGCAAATTAAGGTGTTCTAAACTGTTGCCAGACACTTAGTAACAACTTAAAGTTACCTACTGAGATGTTTTGTCAAGTAAAGTGTGGTTGCCATTTTTAGAACCAAATTCAATCTCTAAAAACCACGAATCAAGTTGCCTTTCTTTcacagtttgttttattaatattttaattgtatgcCCGATTTGCTTCAGGACGTGTTCTTAATGATACGGCGTCACAAGACCACAATCTTCACAGATGCCAAGGAGTCTACCACTGTGTATGAGCTGAAGCGTATTGTTGAAGGGATCCTTAAGAGAGCACCTGAAGACCAGAGGCTGTACAAAGTGAGTTTAGGGGCCAAGTACACATAACTGACAGCATCACAATGGAGGCATGTAACTTCCCTTTAGTCCCATGGGTGACTAAAATATTCTTTGGAAATGTCTCACACACTGTCTCGATATTCATTGAtgcaaattaatacattttaggCCATTAGGGGttcctatgactttttcaacgtttgttgCACAGGATGACCAGTCGCTAGAGGACAGCAAAACTCTTGGTGACTGTGGATTTACCAACCAGACTGCCAGACCTCAAGCCCCAGCTACAATTGGTCTGGCCTTCCGCATTAATGGTATGTGTAGTTTATGTTATTAAGTGTCAGGGTCAAGGATTAAGGATCagggacattttgttttttcctcccatTAGGGTGATTTTCACAAACATTTGTCTTTCTGCTTCTTACCAACTCAACTCTTGTTTGGTTTAGTTGAATCTTAGTAATTAATTACGTGATTGATGATAATCATTTGTACTTTTATGCAAGTTAATCTGCTTCAATGTAATTTACGCCCCCAATATCTGTAATTTGGCACTGTGTCAGTACGTACGTAAATAACAGTGGTCATCAGCTACTGTAACTCATTCATGCTGGTACACTGTTAAATATCAATCTGTAATGTTGATTGCCATATAGGGCTGTTCAGTTTGTTTTAGTGTAGTACTTTAGTGATAGAATAGAAACTAAGATAATGGTGGTTAGCTACAATATAGATTGCAGCAAAACCAGGGGATAACTAGGTTTTGTGTATATAATTAGTTTGTGTTTATTATACATAAATTGCCATTGTTACTGAAAATGCATACAGCCAACATACGTCACAAGGAATAGGAATATAActccttttttaatttgattcaaGCTTGAGAAATATCACTAGCAATTAGAtttgaaattgattttaaactgtCTATGAAGTTAGTATTAAAAATGATTCTCAAGAATGATCCCCAAGGTGGATTTCTTTGCGGTCTAGACTTgataaaatcaacatttttatttcaggatATCAGAGAGGCCACGGGGCTTTTAGCTTTGACACCAAATCTTCCGCCAACGTCTTGACGGTCAACTCTCCGTCTAAAACCGCCACGTGAGAAATTTGGGCTGCTCAacgataaaaaaatcataatcacaattattttggtcaaaattaaaataacaattactCATTGAACAAATATGGCATTTATTGAATTTAAACAACAGTGAAAGTACCTTGATCTGTGGAATttccctttttacatttttccgTGTGAACTTTTTGAATTCCTCTtcagaacacaaaacaaaataagtttcCTTGCAAAATGTAGCCTCTATAATCGTTTTATCCTcgattagatttttttgtgattgttaggaGGACAATTCAATGAATTGCACAGCTTTATGAGAAGTAAAATCTGACTCCTGCTACTCTGTGCTGcgactctgctgctgctgctttacgGAGCAGGCGCTCTTAGTTTGATTCCAGCTGATACAAGAAAAATTCAAAGAATCACTCTTTTTCTATAAAAATATAGTCGGGTCGGTGGGGAAGTTATGTAATGGGTCTATACTTAAACACCGTGCAACACCGACTACTGTCGCAAGCCTGCTAACCAAAACAATCCTTCCTGAGCCTCCAGTCTGAACATGCTCACAAGATCCTCACAGGCTCCAGAGAACACATAACTTAGGACACATGACCTATTAATAAATGACTCAAAGCAGTGAAATAAATGACCTAACTCAAGACTAGGGTTCCTTTTGCTCCTGTTTAAGAGTGCTTTAACAGAATAGTTCTTCCTTTTTGGAGTTTTGAAATATCCACCCAGAAAGACGTGACACAGTCCATGTTCCCCGCAGCAACTTTGTGATATGACTGATGCAGCCACATGCAACTCTGCTGTCATGATGGAGCTAATGTTTGCTTGTCTCCTCGGCCCTTCAGATGACATGTTCGAACAGCTGCACGTCGAGGCCTTCTCCAGCCCCCCAGAACTCCCTGATGTGATGAAGCCTCAGGACTCCGGTAGCACTGCCAATGAACAGGCAGTGCAGTGATAACATGGAGAGGAAACGAGCAATGGAGGAAAGGatggaagtgtgtttgtgtgtgtggattaacTACAGTGGACAAGTAGCGGGTTGGAgaatatgtaatataatttgTTGGATGGGGACATTCTAGGTAACCAAGCCTATCCATGTTCCCTTCATGCTATCATCCCAgctatcaccccccccccccccNNNNNNNNNNNNNNNNNNNNNNNNNNNNNNNNNNNNNNNNNNNNNNNNNNNNNNNNNNNNNNNNNNNNNNNNNNNNNNcccccccccccccccccccccccccccaaattagCTTTATGATTTCCACATCACATGCGGTTTTGCTCTTTGACTTTGCTCTTAAGCACCAACTAGCTTTTTGAGTGAGGAAGCTGGTTTGGAGAGTATGATTGTGTGTGCGAGTTATTATAAGTATCATTAATATTTTGGAAAAGGTGAAAGTGTAGTTGTGTGTCACAGTGTTCTAGAAATAATGCGCATAGGTAAGGAGTCCGGTGTCCGAATTGGGAGACTGCATCAAACGAAATTCAAAACAAAGgctttattttcacaaaacCAGATAAAACTGACAACAGAACTGGACCACAGAGGGATTAATTTGGTCAAGGGACGTTCTGTCTGTGGCATGCAGTCTACACAGGAGAAACGTTTTCTGGCGATAAGACCTACGTTTTGAAAATGCATACATCACCACATGTCACCAACATCAATGTGGCACCTTCCCATAATCACACAAATATAGCCTGTAACTGTGAGCTtgcaaaattaaaagtttttcctgttttgttttttacactgctggctgatttttattttaaatacaggtTTGTGTCAATTTTTTTATGAAGAAGACAGAATTGAAGGGGCCTGTTGAAGAAGTTGGGGAGGGCAGTAGCTTTCATGGACAGACATTTTGAGTTGGCATAGTAGGAAAAACAAAGCTGTAACTAATAACATCACTAATGGCTATGTTCtgtttaaaggtgctgtaggtaggatcgcaaagatccaggacttagccaaaaaatatgaacattgacaacttctcagtctTCTGTCTCCTAAGTCCTAAGGAGAATGGATGCCTGTGCTTGAACAGTGATTGAAACGCAGTTAgaccccgccccccccccccccacacacacacacacacactcaaacatagGGTAAGTTTTAGCAAATATGACAGTTAGTTTTGTAAGTCTTAGCTACCGCACCTTTTAAGTGTCCCAATAAGGGGGGACAGTGATTCAGCATGCAACTGAAACCACCGTTAATGTCATTATTTACACCCGTGCTTTTCATTTTGTGCCATTTTCTTTAGCTAGTTTATGGCCAGGAAAAGCCaatgaatgtctgtgtgtgtttatatatatatatatacatacaagaCACACCAAAAGTCAACAGTTTGAATGAAATATAAACAACAAATCAAGGATTTCCTTACCCCATCAAATGTCTCAGGTTCCCTGTCAGTTGCTTTTTGGTAATCACTACATGCAATGTTGTTTGGGATTTTTCCACGCcacttaaataaaaagtagTTAACATCAACTCAGTCCTGGGTTATTAATCAAACTGTTGCTCCAACAGATTTCATCTTATATTGTGCTCACGCGGTACATTTTCCGAAGTTTAGTTGTTTCAACAAATGACGCCAAACTAACTGACCTACAGAAAACCTGTGGAGGGACATATAAAGAAGCTGTCTGTGCCTTTTGCAGTGTGTGGGGTAGGCTACTTGATGTGAACTTGAGATGGATTTGCATTTTTTCTCCAAGTCTGTCTGAAAAAGAATACTCACATCCTCATATTAAGATTGATTTGTATTTGATGGGGTCCGTGTGGTAAATGCATTCAGCAAAACGTTAAGTCGCTATAGGTTGGCAGTATGGAGGCCTACAGGTGGGCCATCCACAGCGACCAGTAGCTTCTCCTTTTAAAGTAGGCTACACACAGGTTACAGTATATGGGAATGTTAGAAGGCCTACTAGAAAAAGTGTAATCCTTTAATCCAGCCCTCTGAACAGTATGAACCGGTTCATATGGTggaaaaaactcttaaaaatgttgattggaCTCTAAGGTAAATTACTGAATGtcctgttttttaattattataatagaATAGTTGAAAAGTTTTAATATAAATTACCGGTAATTTTTTGGGCTTTAGACATATTTGAAGAAAGatatattaaaaagaaacagtcGATATCCAAATGctatttttttacaagctcatttttttaaaacagtgcaCCGCCCCTTGAGTGTTTATCCCAGGGttgtattcactgtaaaaacacaagcCAGTAAAGGGCAATTTTGAATTTTCACCTACATCGGCGCAGCAACGTCCAGCTGCAGTTTGGCGCCACTTGATCTTTAATTCTCGATCCCAAATATGGACTAGGAATGTCCAGGATGACGTCGCGTGTCCGGGGAATGCGGGGTTCAACCACATCTATTTAACTACGCCTTCTTTGAGTCTGAGCTCCTGGTAGGCATTACACAGGAAGAGAGCCGTGTAGGAAAAAGAAACGGGACGCCCTCCTGttattcctcctcctcctcgtccccctcttcctcttctcttggCGGATAACGGTGTCCAAGAAGTTATTCAGGACCGACGCAGAAAATAGCACCCAGACGAGTCTATCTTGCGGGCTTTGAACGCGTCCATCACTACTTATTAATGCTGTCCGTGAACGTGTCGTGTCACTCAAAGAGGAGAACAGTCGGCTAAAACATCATGGACGATTTGGGTAAGTGTTAGTGCAGTAACTGTTCTTCTACTGCATGTTGAGGTATCTTAAGGGGGATCTTAAGGAGGGGTGGTGTGCCCAAACAGGAAATGATATATGTTAGTTTAGGCTTTCATAGTAGAATAGAATTTCCTTTTCTGTCCACAAGGACATATATGGGACTATAATGTAAAGAGGATTTTATTTGCTTCCATAACATTTTAAGGCAGATAAAAACAATGGCATATCTTTAGATAGGCTAGTATATCTCACACCttttatgtcaaaaacagtgtaTACTTTATTCTTATCTTGTGATACCTGCTATCCTCTTATCATTACTAATTGTGTTTTACCTTTTCAAGCAAATAGgccacaaatgcacacatactcacacaggTAATACAAAAACTAATACTACATTAGTCTGCCTGTCTGACCGCCATTTAGTAGGCTATGTTGTGCATGCCCTTCAAAATTCAATAAATTCTTTGTAAATTAGATTAAAAGAGATCCACAGCGGCCTTTCCCATCCATTCATATTAACAAgccacagatggagagaagccACATAATGGTCAATAGAgtgtttgttatttaaaagacaTCAAAGAGGTTGGTTTCCAGTGTCAGGGAGCATGACTGGTTCCGTTTTTTGAT
This sequence is a window from Etheostoma cragini isolate CJK2018 chromosome 21, CSU_Ecrag_1.0, whole genome shotgun sequence. Protein-coding genes within it:
- the pkmyt1 gene encoding membrane-associated tyrosine- and threonine-specific cdc2-inhibitory kinase codes for the protein MSVAVETTVSRMPLPLPTHFSNAEQSFSLKKRRLPFSSLCTSNSSYCSPTQLSHSLPPLPPSKGCPPLSRMFPQHPSPWTPLSCSLSKSPAPKSVYDPSKQQSYFSQCYTNLGLLGRGSFGEVYKVQSNVDGRQYAVKRSAHRFRGNSERNRSVREARNHERLCPHPHILNFVAAWEECGRLYIQTELCSTSLLLHAENQSPGPDEPAAWAYLCDLLSALQHLHSHGFVHLDLKPANVLITDSGRLKLGDFGLLFELEQKSTESVEGKVKDDIQEGDPRYMAPELLRGEYGPAADVFSLGVSILELACNMEVPNGGEGWQQLRQGCLPSEFTSGLSTELQTVLRVMLAPEPSERPTVSELLALPSVRKHRWKRRIHLVVVETLLTLVSFCHLVLCFGFRLLSSLHMSFLPHWTKPVPCTPPKGSWDKDLTLPLSAMHAESGSPEDDTVFLLDPTDPELSPTFLHRIKSRLSVESTSTPLPGSPTHNQRSPARTPTHSNLGDWSSCNSGQTPSSIHSNGFCHSLTPSVSPIHAELCADSTNENSTQSRHSSSTKSSQQRNRNSLHTVGAVPQPNFEPKNLLSLFEDTTLEGLP
- the LOC117937342 gene encoding elongin-B-like, with amino-acid sequence MDVFLMIRRHKTTIFTDAKESTTVYELKRIVEGILKRAPEDQRLYKDDQSLEDSKTLGDCGFTNQTARPQAPATIGLAFRINDDMFEQLHVEAFSSPPELPDVMKPQDSGSTANEQAVQ